A genomic stretch from Bacillus sp. E(2018) includes:
- a CDS encoding chemotaxis response regulator protein-glutamate methylesterase: MKQVRVLIVDDSAFMRKLIKEFLSEDPRIIVIDTARNGQEAIDKTLKLKPDVITMDVEMPILNGIDAARTIMNSCPVPIIMLSSTTKAGAENTILAMEAGAIDFIAKPSGAISLDLHKVKNSLIEKVITSSKANIATKKALSPYKLENNVQKKVLKREHKNKLVLIGTSTGGPRALQQVITMLPNDIDAPVVVVQHMPAGFTRSLADRLNSLSNVSVKEAENHEQLQKGYVYIAPGGFHVQLYEKMGRLYVSLHKDDPVGGHRPAVNVLFSSASKLKDYQKIAVIMTGMGSDGTEGIVDLKDAGSTVVIAEAEESCVVYGMPKAAVLTKKVDEVVHLESIGSAILNHL; encoded by the coding sequence ATGAAACAGGTCAGAGTGCTAATTGTAGATGATTCTGCCTTTATGAGAAAGCTGATCAAAGAGTTCTTAAGTGAAGACCCTAGGATTATAGTGATCGATACTGCTCGAAACGGACAAGAAGCGATCGATAAAACACTGAAATTGAAGCCAGACGTTATCACGATGGATGTAGAAATGCCCATTTTAAATGGGATTGATGCCGCAAGAACGATCATGAACAGCTGTCCTGTTCCGATCATCATGTTATCTAGCACAACCAAAGCCGGTGCAGAAAATACGATTCTAGCTATGGAAGCTGGAGCTATTGATTTTATCGCTAAGCCTTCTGGCGCAATATCCTTAGATTTACATAAGGTGAAGAATAGTTTAATAGAAAAAGTGATTACATCTTCAAAAGCAAATATCGCAACAAAAAAAGCTCTGTCACCATATAAACTTGAAAACAATGTGCAGAAGAAAGTCCTGAAAAGAGAGCACAAAAACAAACTGGTCTTGATCGGTACATCTACAGGCGGTCCACGAGCATTACAACAAGTCATCACAATGCTTCCGAATGATATAGATGCACCTGTTGTTGTCGTACAACACATGCCCGCAGGGTTTACGAGATCATTAGCAGATCGATTAAATTCATTATCGAACGTTTCTGTAAAAGAGGCGGAGAATCATGAGCAGTTACAGAAGGGGTATGTTTACATCGCACCAGGTGGTTTTCATGTGCAGCTTTATGAGAAGATGGGACGCTTGTACGTTTCGTTACATAAAGATGATCCTGTAGGAGGACATCGACCAGCAGTAAACGTACTTTTCAGTTCTGCAAGCAAACTTAAAGACTACCAAAAGATTGCTGTCATCATGACGGGTATGGGATCTGATGGTACAGAAGGTATCGTAGACTTAAAAGACGCGGGTTCAACGGTAGTTATTGCAGAAGCAGAAGAGTCCTGTGTTGTGTATGGAATGCCAAAGGCAGCGGTTCTTACGAAAAAAGTAGATGAAGTTGTTCATTTAGAGTCAATTGGATCAGCTATTTTGAACCATTTGTAA
- a CDS encoding MinD/ParA family protein: MLDQAISLRKLVSASLNSARVISVVSGKGGVGKTNVTVNLSLSLVRMGKRVLVLDLDIGMGNVDLILGRRSHKHMMDMLQNQLSVWEIIEEGKDGLHTIAGGRNFGSLTSVTDEMLVHFMNQLEELERFYDFIFLDMGAGATETALKFVLASHEVLVIATPEITSLTDAYSMMKFIYMKDKELPFYLVINRYENSREGRDTVEKLSHVCKQFLHKELICLGQIPMDQDVLHAVKKQIPFSIHKPSSLASKAVYQLAETYVGTVKQQEVSYKSFIGKLKSFFRER; this comes from the coding sequence ATGCTTGATCAAGCGATTAGCCTTCGAAAATTAGTCTCAGCTTCGTTAAACAGTGCACGAGTAATCTCTGTAGTCAGTGGTAAAGGCGGGGTAGGTAAAACGAATGTCACAGTGAATCTTTCTCTTTCATTGGTCCGAATGGGAAAGCGGGTTCTTGTGCTAGATCTTGATATAGGTATGGGAAATGTAGATCTGATTCTTGGAAGAAGATCTCACAAACATATGATGGATATGCTTCAGAATCAATTGTCTGTATGGGAGATCATCGAAGAAGGAAAAGACGGACTTCATACGATTGCAGGCGGTAGGAATTTTGGTTCTCTTACCAGCGTAACGGATGAGATGTTGGTACATTTTATGAATCAACTAGAAGAATTAGAGAGGTTTTATGATTTTATCTTTTTAGATATGGGGGCAGGTGCAACAGAAACAGCTTTAAAATTTGTGCTCGCAAGTCATGAGGTATTGGTGATCGCTACACCTGAGATCACCTCACTAACCGATGCCTATTCTATGATGAAATTCATTTATATGAAAGATAAAGAACTTCCCTTCTATTTAGTGATCAACCGATATGAAAATTCAAGGGAAGGAAGAGATACGGTTGAGAAGTTAAGCCATGTTTGTAAACAGTTCTTACATAAAGAGTTGATCTGTTTAGGTCAGATACCGATGGATCAGGATGTATTGCATGCTGTAAAAAAACAAATTCCCTTTTCTATTCATAAGCCATCCTCATTAGCTTCCAAAGCTGTATATCAGTTAGCGGAAACCTATGTTGGTACGGTAAAACAGCAAGAAGTTTCTTACAAGTCTTTCATCGGTAAGTTAAAGTCATTTTTCAGAGAAAGGTAG
- the flhF gene encoding flagellar biosynthesis protein FlhF — protein MKVKKYTAQNLPEAMKLVRSDLGSGAVILNTREVQVGGFFGFFTKKVVEIFAGLDQDVDYQQTKVHNKSIVKEQQPVFQDEELTKEIRQLKKMVHTLTVQSKKPEDEVPFVKEWESFLFNQEVDSTILGELIPSLSNKYESLDETERDSYDWNTWISSYLSARMAKSEFGGFHYESKYLNLIGPTGVGKTTTIAKIGAKAVLKDGKKVAFITTDTYRIAAIDQLKTYAEILNIPCEVAYTADDFKKAKEKFEDYDLVLVDSAGRNFLNRFYIEELQRIIHFDKDMKNYLVLSLTSKYRDMETIFRQFKSLPVHKVIFTKKDETKTYGSLLNLSILNNVPIGYVTNGQNVPDDMFEADADELIQMLLKEKSHHA, from the coding sequence ATGAAAGTGAAGAAGTATACAGCACAGAACTTGCCAGAAGCTATGAAATTAGTAAGGTCAGATCTTGGCAGCGGTGCGGTCATTTTAAATACAAGAGAGGTTCAAGTTGGAGGTTTCTTCGGATTCTTCACAAAGAAAGTGGTTGAAATTTTCGCTGGATTAGATCAAGACGTAGATTATCAGCAAACAAAGGTTCATAACAAGAGTATTGTAAAAGAGCAGCAACCTGTCTTTCAAGATGAGGAATTGACTAAGGAGATTCGTCAACTGAAGAAGATGGTTCACACGTTGACCGTACAATCAAAAAAGCCAGAAGATGAAGTACCATTTGTTAAAGAATGGGAAAGTTTTCTTTTCAATCAAGAAGTGGACTCTACGATATTAGGAGAACTCATTCCTTCTCTATCCAATAAATACGAAAGTCTAGATGAAACGGAAAGAGATAGCTATGACTGGAATACGTGGATCAGCAGCTATTTAAGCGCAAGGATGGCTAAAAGCGAGTTTGGCGGATTTCATTACGAATCAAAATATTTAAATTTAATCGGACCGACTGGTGTTGGTAAAACAACGACGATCGCCAAGATTGGGGCAAAAGCGGTTTTAAAAGATGGAAAGAAAGTAGCGTTTATTACGACCGATACATATCGGATCGCTGCTATCGACCAACTAAAAACGTACGCAGAAATTTTAAACATTCCTTGTGAGGTAGCTTATACAGCGGATGATTTTAAGAAAGCTAAAGAAAAGTTCGAAGATTATGATCTAGTTCTCGTAGACTCTGCAGGCAGAAATTTTTTAAATCGTTTTTATATCGAAGAGCTGCAACGTATCATCCATTTTGATAAGGATATGAAAAACTATCTTGTCCTTTCTTTAACTTCAAAATATCGAGATATGGAAACCATCTTTCGTCAGTTTAAGAGTTTACCTGTTCATAAAGTGATCTTTACGAAGAAAGATGAAACAAAGACATACGGCTCTTTATTAAATCTTTCAATCTTAAACAATGTACCGATCGGCTATGTAACAAATGGCCAGAACGTACCTGATGATATGTTTGAGGCTGACGCGGATGAACTTATTCAAATGCTATTAAAGGAAAAGTCACATCATGCTTGA
- the flhA gene encoding flagellar biosynthesis protein FlhA yields MKARDMSVLAGVILIIAMLVIPMPTFMLDFLIITNISLALLIILIAMNTTQPLQFSIFPSLLLLVTLFRLGLNVSTTRSILSTGDAGNVVHTFGEFVVGGNILVGIVVFFILIIIQFIVITKGSERVSEVAARFTLDAMPGKQMSIDADLNAGMISDREAKERRETIEREADFYGAMDGASKFVKGDAIAGIIIVLINMLFGIIIGMLQMGLSFGDSAELFTRMTVGDGLVSQIPALIISTATGIIVTRAASEGNLGFDISKQLLAYPIMLFVAGGTIIMLGLFTPINDFFTLTIGGILAIGGYLLLKAEREQKEKEEVVEEDIQTEQLKSPESVVNLLQIDPIEFEFGYSLIPLADTSQGGDLLDRIVMIRRQLALELGMIVPVVRIRDNIQLQPNEYRIKIKGSQVAKGELLLDHYLAMSPGIDDEEVQGIETMEPAFGLPAIWIGEEMKERAEYSGYTVVDPPSVVSTHLTEVIKKHAHELIGRQETKQLVEHLKESYPAIVEEVTPDALTIGEVQKVLSKLLRERISIRNLAVIFETLADFAKMTKDTDLLTEYVRQGLSRQISKSYTNENEPLHVITLGGSVEKKIADAVQQTEHGNYLSLDPQDSQVIFDSITSELESGRSFDQSVVLLCSPAVRMYVRQLIERYLPDVAVLSYNELEPELEVKSVGVVNI; encoded by the coding sequence ATGAAAGCTAGAGACATGAGTGTTTTAGCAGGCGTTATTCTCATTATCGCCATGCTCGTCATACCAATGCCAACGTTTATGTTGGACTTCTTAATCATAACGAATATATCTCTGGCACTTTTAATCATATTGATTGCCATGAACACAACACAGCCTCTCCAATTTTCTATATTTCCGTCATTGTTATTGTTAGTGACGCTTTTTAGACTAGGGCTAAACGTTTCGACAACGAGAAGCATCCTTTCAACAGGAGATGCTGGAAACGTTGTACATACTTTCGGTGAATTTGTTGTAGGTGGAAATATTCTTGTTGGTATCGTGGTATTTTTCATCCTAATTATTATTCAATTTATCGTAATTACGAAGGGATCTGAACGTGTATCTGAAGTAGCTGCAAGGTTTACACTTGATGCGATGCCTGGGAAACAGATGAGTATAGATGCTGATCTGAACGCTGGTATGATTTCAGATCGGGAAGCGAAAGAAAGACGTGAAACGATTGAACGAGAAGCAGATTTTTACGGAGCGATGGATGGAGCGAGTAAATTTGTAAAAGGTGATGCAATAGCTGGTATTATTATCGTTTTAATCAATATGTTGTTCGGAATCATCATCGGGATGCTTCAGATGGGTCTTAGCTTTGGTGATAGTGCAGAATTATTTACAAGAATGACGGTTGGTGATGGATTAGTATCTCAGATTCCAGCGCTCATCATTTCAACAGCGACAGGAATTATCGTGACACGAGCAGCATCAGAAGGAAACTTAGGATTTGATATCAGCAAACAATTGCTTGCTTATCCTATTATGCTTTTTGTTGCTGGAGGAACCATCATCATGCTTGGGTTGTTCACACCGATCAATGATTTTTTTACACTTACGATTGGTGGGATCTTAGCGATCGGCGGTTATCTTCTATTAAAAGCTGAGCGTGAGCAAAAAGAAAAAGAAGAAGTGGTTGAAGAAGACATCCAAACTGAACAGCTGAAAAGTCCTGAATCAGTTGTGAATCTTCTGCAGATCGACCCAATCGAATTTGAATTCGGCTACAGTCTCATTCCGTTAGCTGACACTTCGCAAGGCGGTGACCTGCTGGATAGAATCGTAATGATCAGAAGGCAGCTTGCTTTAGAGCTTGGAATGATCGTACCGGTCGTTCGGATTCGAGACAACATCCAGCTTCAGCCGAATGAATACAGAATTAAAATAAAAGGCAGTCAAGTCGCAAAAGGTGAGTTGCTGTTGGATCATTATTTAGCGATGAGTCCAGGTATCGATGATGAAGAGGTACAAGGTATTGAAACGATGGAACCGGCATTCGGTCTGCCGGCTATCTGGATTGGTGAAGAGATGAAAGAACGAGCTGAATACTCAGGATACACTGTTGTAGATCCGCCTTCAGTCGTCTCAACACATTTAACAGAAGTAATCAAGAAACACGCACATGAACTGATCGGCAGACAAGAAACGAAACAACTTGTAGAGCACCTAAAAGAATCATATCCAGCCATTGTCGAAGAAGTAACGCCAGATGCCCTTACGATCGGTGAAGTTCAAAAGGTATTATCCAAACTTTTACGAGAGCGAATCTCGATTCGAAACTTGGCGGTAATCTTTGAAACGTTAGCTGATTTTGCAAAGATGACAAAGGATACAGATCTTTTAACAGAGTATGTAAGACAAGGTTTGTCCCGACAGATATCAAAAAGCTATACGAATGAAAATGAACCGTTGCATGTTATTACACTTGGCGGATCGGTAGAAAAGAAGATAGCTGACGCTGTTCAGCAAACCGAACATGGCAATTACCTGTCTTTAGATCCGCAAGATTCTCAAGTGATCTTTGACAGCATTACATCTGAACTTGAATCAGGACGAAGTTTTGACCAATCCGTCGTCCTATTATGTTCACCAGCGGTAAGGATGTATGTAAGGCAACTCATTGAGCGCTATCTTCCGGATGTGGCGGTATTATCATACAACGAATTGGAACCTGAGCTAGAAGTGAAAAGTGTAGGGGTGGTGAACATCTGA
- the flhB gene encoding flagellar biosynthesis protein FlhB: MRYPINLQYFSGEKTEKATPKKRQESRKKGQVAKSADINAALVLFASVMFLSFMGSWMGQRLLHLFAYSLDKKLLYDVTESSIPKLFWELSLEVAIIIAPVMIAAMIAGVLGNYLQVGFLLSTEAIQMKLERINPLSGFKRIYSVRALVELSKSMLKILLIGGVTFFILWSERDIYLRMSLVSIESSLPVFGGLAVKMGFAASLVLLFLAFLDYMYQKYDFEKNIRMSKQDIKDEYKKSEGDPKIKGKIKEKQRQMAMRRMMQEVPKADVIITNPTHYAICLKYDDNSMDAPVVVAKGVDLIAQRIKEIAKEHNVAVVENKPLARTLYARVEIGHVIPEDLFKAVAEILAFVYRVKKKA, from the coding sequence ATGAGATATCCGATCAATCTACAATACTTTTCAGGAGAAAAAACGGAGAAAGCAACACCAAAAAAAAGGCAGGAAAGCAGAAAAAAAGGACAAGTAGCCAAAAGTGCTGACATCAATGCTGCACTAGTGCTGTTTGCATCCGTTATGTTTCTATCCTTTATGGGGAGTTGGATGGGGCAAAGATTGCTTCACCTCTTCGCTTATAGTCTAGATAAAAAACTGCTTTATGATGTTACGGAATCTAGTATTCCTAAACTGTTTTGGGAGCTTTCGCTTGAAGTCGCTATCATCATAGCACCTGTAATGATTGCGGCTATGATCGCTGGAGTCTTAGGAAACTATTTGCAAGTTGGTTTTTTATTATCAACAGAAGCGATTCAGATGAAACTTGAACGAATCAATCCATTATCTGGATTTAAACGAATCTACTCAGTGAGGGCTCTTGTTGAACTATCTAAATCAATGCTTAAGATTCTACTAATCGGTGGTGTAACATTTTTTATCCTTTGGAGTGAGCGAGATATTTATTTAAGAATGAGCTTAGTGAGTATTGAATCGTCACTTCCTGTATTCGGAGGACTTGCGGTCAAGATGGGCTTTGCCGCTTCACTCGTTTTACTTTTTCTTGCGTTTCTTGACTATATGTACCAAAAATACGATTTTGAAAAAAATATTAGGATGTCGAAACAAGATATCAAGGACGAATACAAAAAATCTGAAGGTGATCCTAAGATTAAAGGGAAGATCAAGGAAAAACAAAGACAGATGGCTATGAGGCGAATGATGCAAGAAGTACCTAAGGCAGATGTTATCATCACAAACCCTACACATTACGCAATCTGCTTGAAGTATGACGATAACAGCATGGATGCTCCAGTAGTCGTAGCAAAAGGAGTAGATCTAATTGCTCAACGCATCAAAGAGATCGCAAAAGAGCATAACGTAGCGGTTGTAGAAAACAAGCCTCTAGCAAGAACGCTGTACGCTCGTGTTGAGATCGGGCATGTGATTCCTGAAGATCTGTTTAAAGCCGTAGCTGAAATTTTAGCCTTTGTATACCGTGTAAAGAAAAAAGCGTAA
- the fliR gene encoding flagellar biosynthetic protein FliR, whose product MVDVVAFPAFLLILTRVSAFFLTIPVFSNKNLPVMHKIGLSLFLSWIMLYAVDPKPIPLDATFFLLIIKEAMVGLTIGFIAAIVFYAIQVAGGFIDLQMGFAIANVFDPQTGIQTPLMGRYLYTFAILFLLATDAHHMLLDGIFYSYQFLPIDSAISNFGDGGVMKFVLSVFSGMFLVALQMAIPIVGTLFLADLALGIVARTVPQMNIFVIGLPVKILIALVLFLVVMPAFFVSVQMLVDQMRDSMINLMELLGA is encoded by the coding sequence ATGGTAGATGTAGTGGCTTTCCCTGCTTTTTTATTAATCCTAACTAGAGTATCGGCATTTTTCTTAACAATTCCTGTGTTTTCCAATAAAAATTTACCTGTGATGCATAAAATCGGATTATCGTTATTTTTATCCTGGATCATGTTGTACGCAGTTGATCCAAAACCAATTCCGTTGGATGCTACATTTTTTCTATTAATTATTAAAGAAGCAATGGTAGGACTAACAATCGGATTTATTGCTGCGATCGTTTTCTACGCGATTCAAGTTGCCGGCGGATTTATTGATCTACAGATGGGTTTTGCGATCGCGAATGTGTTCGATCCGCAAACAGGTATCCAGACACCCTTGATGGGGAGATATCTGTATACGTTTGCGATTCTTTTCTTGCTTGCAACAGATGCACATCACATGTTACTTGATGGAATCTTTTATAGTTATCAATTTTTACCCATTGATTCGGCTATATCAAATTTTGGAGATGGCGGGGTCATGAAGTTTGTACTAAGTGTGTTCTCAGGTATGTTCTTAGTTGCTCTTCAGATGGCGATTCCTATCGTGGGCACGTTGTTTTTAGCCGACCTTGCACTTGGGATCGTAGCCAGAACCGTACCGCAGATGAACATCTTTGTTATCGGTCTGCCGGTCAAGATCTTAATTGCTCTCGTATTGTTTTTAGTCGTAATGCCCGCATTCTTTGTATCTGTTCAGATGCTGGTCGATCAGATGCGTGACAGCATGATTAACTTAATGGAATTGTTAGGGGCTTAA
- the fliQ gene encoding flagellar biosynthesis protein FliQ encodes MDSQFVISLAEKGVYMTLLLCGPLMLLALIVGLIVSIFQATTQIQEQTLAFIPKIVAVLVGLVFFGPWMLSQILGFTSNIFQNLHTYIG; translated from the coding sequence ATGGATTCTCAATTTGTAATTTCTTTAGCAGAAAAAGGGGTATACATGACCTTGCTTTTGTGCGGTCCGCTCATGTTATTAGCCCTGATCGTAGGTTTAATCGTCAGTATATTTCAAGCAACAACACAGATTCAGGAACAAACACTTGCATTTATACCAAAGATTGTTGCCGTGTTAGTAGGACTCGTGTTTTTTGGGCCGTGGATGCTTTCTCAAATCCTAGGTTTCACATCAAATATCTTCCAAAATTTACACACTTATATAGGATGA
- the fliP gene encoding flagellar type III secretion system pore protein FliP (The bacterial flagellar biogenesis protein FliP forms a type III secretion system (T3SS)-type pore required for flagellar assembly.), whose translation MNEFIPGLDLDFINNSDPANMETTIQLLLLLTVLSLAPSILILMTCFTRIIIVLSFVRTSLATQQMPPNQVLIGIALFLTFFIMAPVMHEVNKEAVQPLVKGEISQEEAFDKGSLPIKEFMAKHTRQKDLMLFMEYSGAKKPESIKDIPLTTLVPAFAISELKTAFQIGFMIFVPFLIIDMVVASILMAMGMMMLPPVMISLPFKILLFVLVDGWYLIVKSLLLSY comes from the coding sequence ATGAATGAATTTATTCCTGGATTAGACTTGGATTTTATTAATAATAGTGATCCAGCGAACATGGAAACTACGATTCAGCTGTTGCTGCTTTTAACAGTCCTTTCGCTTGCTCCAAGTATCTTAATTCTTATGACTTGTTTTACGAGGATTATCATTGTCTTATCTTTTGTTAGAACTTCACTAGCAACACAGCAGATGCCGCCAAACCAAGTTTTGATTGGAATTGCTTTGTTCTTAACTTTCTTTATCATGGCACCAGTGATGCATGAGGTAAACAAAGAAGCGGTACAGCCTTTAGTAAAAGGTGAAATCTCTCAAGAAGAAGCATTTGATAAAGGAAGTCTTCCGATCAAAGAGTTCATGGCGAAACATACACGTCAGAAAGATCTTATGCTTTTTATGGAATATTCAGGTGCAAAAAAGCCCGAAAGTATTAAAGATATTCCGTTAACGACACTTGTTCCTGCGTTTGCCATAAGTGAGCTAAAGACAGCTTTCCAGATTGGATTCATGATATTTGTACCGTTCTTGATCATTGATATGGTCGTTGCGTCTATTTTAATGGCTATGGGGATGATGATGCTGCCGCCCGTTATGATATCACTGCCATTTAAGATCTTGTTATTCGTACTGGTTGATGGCTGGTACCTCATCGTAAAATCATTGCTATTAAGCTATTAG
- a CDS encoding flagellar biosynthetic protein FliO: MYRWLISLFAAVCLALVPFSVQAEGSSSGKSVYDTINNSDQKGEKEKAPADNSPVDSKSESTFMMLVKLVFMLGIVLAILFLVLRFIQRKSVSFQDGKNLQSLGGIGIGQNRSVQLIKTGNSVLVVGVGDSVTLLKEITNEDEVQMMLDQRPSQNVSTMTNQLKQKWLKSRTEESSKTSNETRPADTKDQTQSFKTMLQSIVQDKKNQQKELQRVLEKGKHHE; the protein is encoded by the coding sequence ATGTATCGATGGTTAATTAGTCTTTTTGCAGCAGTTTGTCTTGCGCTTGTACCATTTAGTGTACAAGCGGAAGGCAGCAGTTCAGGGAAAAGTGTTTATGACACCATAAATAACTCAGATCAAAAGGGCGAGAAAGAAAAAGCACCAGCAGATAACAGCCCTGTCGATTCTAAGAGTGAAAGCACATTTATGATGCTCGTCAAGCTCGTGTTTATGCTTGGAATTGTTCTAGCGATCTTGTTTTTGGTTTTACGTTTTATTCAAAGAAAATCTGTCAGTTTTCAAGATGGAAAAAATCTTCAGTCTTTGGGAGGCATCGGAATCGGACAGAATCGTTCCGTACAACTGATCAAAACAGGTAATTCTGTCTTGGTAGTAGGTGTTGGAGATTCGGTAACACTTCTAAAAGAGATTACCAATGAAGATGAAGTTCAGATGATGCTCGATCAGCGTCCATCCCAAAACGTTTCAACGATGACGAACCAATTGAAACAAAAATGGCTGAAAAGTAGAACCGAAGAGTCTAGTAAGACTTCCAATGAAACAAGACCAGCTGATACAAAAGATCAGACGCAATCTTTTAAGACTATGCTGCAATCGATCGTTCAAGATAAGAAGAATCAGCAAAAAGAACTTCAGAGAGTGCTAGAGAAAGGGAAACATCATGAATGA
- a CDS encoding response regulator, whose product MGERILVVDDAAFMRMMIKDILVKNGFDVVGEAADGAQAIEKFQELKPDLVTMDITMPEMDGISALKEIKKTNPEAKIIMCSAMGQQAMVIDAIQAGAKDFIVKPFAADRVIEAIKKTLG is encoded by the coding sequence ATGGGAGAACGTATTTTAGTTGTTGATGATGCAGCATTTATGAGAATGATGATCAAGGATATTTTAGTTAAGAATGGATTTGATGTTGTAGGTGAAGCAGCAGACGGAGCGCAAGCGATCGAGAAATTCCAGGAGTTAAAACCAGATCTTGTTACGATGGATATTACGATGCCAGAGATGGACGGTATTTCAGCTTTGAAAGAGATCAAGAAAACGAACCCTGAAGCAAAGATCATCATGTGTTCAGCGATGGGACAGCAGGCGATGGTAATCGATGCGATCCAAGCTGGAGCAAAAGACTTTATCGTTAAGCCGTTTGCAGCTGACCGTGTAATTGAAGCGATTAAGAAAACTTTAGGATAA
- the fliY gene encoding flagellar motor switch phosphatase FliY, whose product MVSGDMLSQDEIDALLNGGSPSSSGATETEEYLSSIERDALGEIGNISFGSAATALSTLLNQKVDITTPTVTVVKRTELKDEFPIPHVAVQVTYTEGIEGANLLVIRKTDAQIIADLMLGGEGTNPSPDFGELQLSAVGEAMNQMMGSASTSMSTIFNKKVDISPPKIDFLDIESNTSLIPDEEILVKVSFRLKVGELIDSNIMQLIDAEFSKDLVHKLMNPEPVVEKEPVADYTPHEEVSPPSLPVDSYQERVHSEPRNDPQPAYQSQMRDVSIQPASFSDFGDYETNQRDTKNLDMLLDIPLQVTVELGRTKKTIKDILEMSQGSIVELDKLAGEPVDIFVNQKMIAKGEVVVIDENFGVRVTEILSQRDRLEKLK is encoded by the coding sequence ATGGTAAGTGGAGATATGCTTTCACAAGACGAAATTGATGCTTTGTTGAATGGTGGAAGTCCTTCCTCGTCCGGAGCGACCGAAACCGAAGAATACCTATCATCGATCGAACGAGATGCGTTAGGTGAGATCGGAAACATCTCATTTGGAAGTGCTGCAACAGCACTATCCACTCTGTTAAATCAAAAGGTAGATATTACGACGCCAACAGTAACCGTCGTGAAACGCACCGAGTTGAAAGATGAGTTTCCGATTCCGCATGTTGCGGTTCAAGTTACATACACAGAAGGTATCGAAGGAGCTAACTTGTTAGTGATCCGTAAAACAGATGCACAGATCATTGCAGACTTGATGCTTGGCGGTGAAGGCACAAATCCTTCTCCGGATTTTGGAGAATTGCAATTAAGTGCTGTTGGTGAAGCGATGAATCAGATGATGGGATCCGCTTCCACATCGATGTCTACGATCTTTAATAAAAAAGTAGATATCTCTCCACCTAAAATTGATTTTCTAGATATTGAATCAAACACGAGTTTGATTCCTGATGAAGAGATACTAGTTAAAGTTTCATTCCGACTTAAAGTGGGTGAACTGATTGATTCAAATATCATGCAGCTCATTGATGCTGAGTTCTCAAAGGACCTTGTACATAAGTTGATGAATCCTGAACCAGTTGTTGAAAAAGAGCCGGTTGCTGATTATACACCTCATGAAGAAGTGTCTCCACCATCTCTACCGGTAGATTCTTATCAAGAACGTGTTCATAGTGAACCAAGAAATGATCCTCAGCCTGCATATCAATCGCAGATGAGAGATGTTTCCATTCAGCCAGCAAGCTTTTCTGACTTTGGAGATTATGAGACGAATCAAAGAGATACGAAGAATTTAGACATGCTGTTAGACATTCCACTTCAAGTAACAGTAGAGCTAGGAAGAACGAAAAAAACGATTAAAGATATTTTAGAAATGTCTCAAGGTTCAATCGTAGAGCTCGATAAACTTGCTGGTGAACCAGTTGATATCTTTGTTAATCAAAAGATGATCGCAAAAGGCGAGGTTGTTGTAATCGATGAGAACTTCGGAGTACGTGTAACTGAAATTTTAAGTCAGCGTGATCGTTTAGAAAAATTGAAATAA